From the genome of Nitrosopumilus sp., one region includes:
- a CDS encoding DUF120 domain-containing protein produces the protein MAELKIQHLLTLTYLLSKGAKYNYVSVTTSSLGKNIQKSQQAASKHLLELEQNSFIERIINGRNISVKITSKGFSEMVKISSILQKSLDSSPSYVELEGTLVSGMGEGAYYMGLKGYTKQFQSKIGYVPFSGTLNVRLDQKIHQESIKQFETLSGVKIKSFSDGKRTYGWVKCFSAKLNNSINCELIILERTHHDDSIIELISKSCLRKSGKLKDGSKVLIHIPINS, from the coding sequence ATGGCTGAATTAAAGATACAACATCTCTTAACTCTCACTTATCTGCTGTCTAAAGGAGCAAAGTACAACTATGTTTCTGTAACCACTTCTTCTTTGGGAAAGAACATACAAAAATCGCAACAAGCAGCATCAAAGCATCTTCTTGAACTGGAACAAAATAGTTTCATTGAAAGAATAATCAATGGCAGAAACATTTCTGTTAAAATTACGTCAAAAGGGTTTTCTGAAATGGTGAAAATTTCATCCATTTTACAAAAAAGCCTTGATTCTTCCCCATCATATGTTGAATTGGAAGGTACGTTGGTTTCTGGAATGGGTGAAGGTGCTTATTACATGGGGTTAAAAGGATACACCAAGCAGTTTCAATCAAAAATTGGCTATGTGCCTTTTTCTGGAACCTTGAATGTTAGATTGGATCAAAAAATTCATCAGGAATCTATTAAGCAATTTGAAACATTGAGCGGTGTCAAAATTAAAAGCTTTTCTGATGGAAAGAGGACTTATGGATGGGTAAAATGCTTTAGTGCCAAATTGAATAATTCGATAAACTGTGAGCTAATCATATTGGAGAGGACACATCATGATGACTCTATAATAGAATTAATCTCTAAATCTTGTTTGAGAAAGTCTGGAAAACTAAAAGATGGGTCAAAAGTTTTAATCCATATTCCAATTAATTCCTAA
- a CDS encoding CBS domain-containing protein produces MNSPGSIQQKTLVGQIMNNSVVSVDSSVTATNVAKMMEDIGVGAVVILENNLPVGIVTDRDFAIKITAHCYPIDTLVRRIMSSPLISIDSSSDLWIASDLMSTRNVRKLPVIDDDRVVGMLTSSDLVRYIADH; encoded by the coding sequence ATGAATTCACCTGGCTCAATTCAGCAAAAAACATTGGTAGGACAAATCATGAATAATTCTGTAGTATCTGTTGACTCTTCTGTAACTGCCACTAACGTGGCAAAGATGATGGAAGATATTGGAGTTGGGGCTGTAGTCATTTTAGAAAATAACCTGCCTGTGGGAATTGTCACTGATAGGGATTTTGCAATAAAAATCACCGCACATTGCTATCCTATTGATACCCTTGTAAGGAGAATAATGTCTTCTCCTCTTATCTCAATTGACTCTAGTTCTGATTTATGGATTGCATCCGATCTGATGTCTACAAGAAATGTTCGAAAATTACCTGTTATTGATGATGACAGAGTTGTTGGCATGCTTACTTCAAGTGATTTGGTAAGGTACATTGCAGATCATTAG
- a CDS encoding ArsR family transcriptional regulator, which yields MQELIQNRKIIDDEKKQVILEILADKYCKLILHSTLEKPKSAMEISNEKKIPISTVYRRLQTLFDAKLLSISGSINQDGKKYFLYKSRVKSISLKCDLEVTAIELESNSFRVK from the coding sequence ATGCAAGAATTGATTCAAAACCGAAAAATAATTGATGATGAAAAAAAGCAGGTGATTTTAGAAATACTTGCTGACAAATATTGCAAACTAATACTTCATAGCACCTTGGAAAAACCAAAATCTGCCATGGAGATATCTAATGAGAAAAAAATCCCCATCAGTACAGTGTATAGAAGATTACAAACTCTCTTCGATGCAAAATTACTTTCAATTTCTGGTTCGATTAATCAGGATGGAAAAAAATATTTCTTATACAAGAGTAGGGTGAAATCCATTTCCCTAAAATGTGATCTGGAAGTGACTGCCATTGAGTTGGAATCCAACTCTTTTCGTGTGAAATGA
- the erpA gene encoding iron-sulfur cluster insertion protein ErpA — MATEQTQKMVTVTAKAAEKIHEFMKEEAESPQYLRVYVQGGGCSGLSYGMGFEKAPEEDDIVMEETGVKLLVDSYSVDHLQGANVDYIESLMGSGFKINNPNVTKSCSCGHSFSTE, encoded by the coding sequence ATGGCAACTGAGCAAACACAAAAGATGGTCACAGTTACTGCAAAAGCAGCTGAAAAGATCCATGAATTTATGAAAGAAGAAGCAGAATCTCCTCAATACCTTAGAGTATATGTTCAAGGTGGCGGCTGTTCTGGTTTGTCTTACGGTATGGGCTTTGAAAAAGCACCAGAAGAAGATGACATAGTCATGGAAGAAACTGGAGTAAAACTCCTAGTTGACAGCTACAGTGTTGATCATCTGCAAGGTGCAAACGTAGACTATATTGAAAGCCTAATGGGTTCTGGATTCAAAATAAACAATCCAAATGTAACAAAATCCTGTTCATGTGGTCACTCATTTAGCACCGAATAA
- a CDS encoding DNA primase: MPQSGIVKYHVKLSYEVDGLVERADIIGAIFGQTEGLLGPEMNLNELQRVSKVGRIEVNAKPTSNTTNGDALIPMSTDIDTCALIAAGIESIDKVGPFDCKFTLVAIDDVRAAKKEDIVKRAKEIKQKWATKTLSEGESMLNDVHQGDTGKLSTYGPSKLTCSSGVFESTWVILVEGRADVINLLRAGFDNALAIEGAKIDESIKVLCNSKETVVAFLDGDRSGGFILKELKSVVTLDYELQADNGVEVEELTPQRIDEILRPVANEIRDGKPAPKLKNNDDKHVAEMASKVFADLNETLEAIALDGDQNEIFKVPISEVVSKLSTQSGIKYLMLDGIITQRLLAGAKNAGVECVVGHRVAKLSNSDGLILKTFGDLGVS; encoded by the coding sequence ATGCCTCAATCAGGAATTGTCAAGTATCACGTTAAACTTTCCTATGAAGTCGATGGACTCGTTGAAAGAGCAGATATAATCGGAGCCATCTTCGGGCAGACAGAAGGTCTGTTAGGTCCTGAGATGAATTTGAATGAACTGCAACGAGTTTCTAAAGTTGGCCGTATAGAAGTTAATGCAAAACCCACGTCTAACACCACCAATGGTGATGCGTTAATTCCAATGAGTACTGATATTGATACGTGTGCGTTAATTGCAGCAGGCATTGAGAGTATTGACAAGGTTGGACCATTTGATTGTAAATTCACATTGGTTGCCATTGATGATGTACGAGCTGCAAAGAAAGAAGATATTGTAAAGCGTGCAAAAGAGATTAAGCAAAAATGGGCGACTAAAACCCTCAGTGAAGGTGAAAGTATGTTAAATGATGTTCATCAGGGTGATACTGGAAAATTATCTACATATGGACCGTCAAAGCTAACATGTAGTTCTGGCGTCTTTGAGTCTACTTGGGTAATTTTAGTTGAAGGTAGAGCTGATGTAATCAATCTTTTAAGAGCTGGGTTTGATAATGCACTTGCAATTGAAGGTGCAAAAATTGATGAATCCATTAAGGTATTGTGTAATTCCAAAGAAACAGTTGTTGCTTTTCTTGATGGTGATAGATCTGGAGGATTTATTCTTAAGGAGCTAAAGTCTGTCGTCACATTAGATTATGAGCTACAAGCGGATAATGGTGTTGAAGTCGAAGAGTTAACTCCACAAAGAATTGATGAGATTTTGAGACCTGTTGCAAATGAAATCCGTGATGGAAAACCTGCGCCCAAGCTAAAAAATAATGATGATAAGCATGTTGCAGAAATGGCCTCAAAAGTTTTTGCAGATCTTAATGAAACTCTGGAGGCGATTGCATTAGATGGTGACCAAAATGAAATCTTTAAAGTTCCAATTAGTGAGGTTGTTAGTAAATTATCAACACAATCTGGAATCAAATATTTGATGTTGGATGGAATAATCACTCAAAGACTTTTAGCAGGTGCAAAGAACGCTGGTGTTGAATGTGTCGTAGGACATAGGGTTGCAAAGTTATCTAACTCTGATGGACTAATATTGAAAACATTTGGCGATTTGGGCGTATCTTAG
- a CDS encoding adenylyltransferase/cytidyltransferase family protein yields MYTCQIENKASFELIKKKSMLSTDMINSKIDKLIKNQLVNNDRNTLTENGRGSLRIVLAGGVFDIIHPGHIHTLNAAKKLGDVLVVVVATDNTAVKMKKRKPIHAQEQRQEMVNSLIMVDLCLIGQEDNIFKTVNHVKPQIIALGYDQAHQEKFITEGCKKIKLDAKVARLQSPIPESSSSKIQKEYGESIHGI; encoded by the coding sequence ATGTACACATGTCAAATTGAAAACAAAGCATCTTTTGAACTAATCAAGAAAAAAAGCATGCTCTCAACAGATATGATAAACTCAAAGATCGACAAGTTGATAAAAAATCAACTCGTAAACAATGACAGAAACACACTTACTGAAAACGGAAGAGGCTCATTACGCATAGTGTTGGCAGGAGGAGTTTTTGACATCATTCATCCAGGGCACATCCACACACTAAATGCAGCAAAAAAGTTAGGAGACGTCCTAGTGGTTGTTGTGGCAACAGACAACACAGCGGTAAAAATGAAAAAAAGGAAACCAATTCACGCCCAAGAGCAAAGGCAGGAGATGGTTAATTCACTGATAATGGTAGATCTCTGCTTAATTGGTCAAGAAGATAATATTTTCAAGACGGTGAATCATGTAAAACCCCAAATTATTGCATTAGGATATGATCAAGCTCATCAAGAGAAATTTATCACAGAGGGATGTAAAAAAATAAAGCTTGACGCAAAAGTTGCAAGATTACAATCCCCAATTCCAGAAAGCTCTAGCTCTAAAATTCAAAAGGAATACGGAGAATCCATTCATGGAATTTAG